The genomic DNA TCAAATCCGCTTAGCCCGGCGACCTTGCCGCCCACTTCGCTGCCTGCAGCACGAGCTTGCGATACTCTGGATGCTGGAACACAGCCTGATCGCGTCCTGGAAGAAGATAGACTACACGGCCAAGCCCATAGCTATGCGCCCAAGCCGCCGGGTGCCATTCTCCATCCATCTCGTATTCCAGCAAAATCGTCGTTTCGCAAAACGGATCAAACTCAAACCGGTATGGCTCGTCCTCGATTTCAAAGGGCGAAATGTCAAGCATGATGTCATGATCCGGCGCTGTCACGCGCATCTGCAATTTCTGCAAGGAAGGATGCGATACGTTGCGGGCGCCAATGAGCTGGGCAATCTCGTATTTCTTTTGCAAAACAATGCCGTTATGAAGAACTAACAGTCCGCGCCCGCCGCTAATGCAGGACAGAAGACCTGAGGTCTGCTTGGAGGACAGCTTCTCCCTCCAACTGTCGTGATAGGAAATGCAGAGGTCGAACGACTGCAAATTGCTTTCCTCAAGCATATGGTTGTTCTCTGTACATTGTACTGAAAAGCTGTCATTCAAAATATGGGTTATTTCCCGATCAACCCCTTGCAGGGGATAAAATTTAGGATGAGTATAATCACCAATCAGCAGCGCTCTTTTCTTGTTCATGAATTGCTCCTCCTGTCCGTAAAGTCCCCATCCCCGGCAGGGCAGGGCTTATTTGCCAGCCAGCAGGGGATCGCTTTCGCCGGCGAAATAACGCGCTAGTTCAACAATCATGCTCCCCATTCGTTCTTCCTTCGGAGCGACTACGCGAGGAATTCCCGCTTCATACAGTCCCTGAGCGGTTACTTTACCTACGGCAACGGCGATTACCGGCCCGCGCAGCGCAGAGATCAGCTCGTCGAAGCGGCCTTGCTTCTCCGCATATTCCAGCAGAAACCTTACCTGCGGACTGCTTGTAAAGGATACGGCATCAACTTTCCCCTCCACAATATCCAGCAATAGGCGGTTTAAGTCCTCCTCCGGGGGCGCAATATGACGATAAGGCAATATTTCCGTGCAGACCGCCCCCTGTTGCTCAAGCCATTCCACCAGCTTTGGCGCACGGTCGCCGTATAACTGCAGCAATACCGTAGCACCCTTCAATTCATATGCGGCCAGCTCGCGGATCAGTCCATCCGTGCTGCCGTCATCGTCGCGGACATGAGGCGTCAACTGGCGCTTCTTCAAAACATTCACCGTCTTATACCCCCGCGCGGCGATGCGCGAATTAGAGA from Paenibacillus woosongensis includes the following:
- a CDS encoding ThuA domain-containing protein codes for the protein MNKKRALLIGDYTHPKFYPLQGVDREITHILNDSFSVQCTENNHMLEESNLQSFDLCISYHDSWREKLSSKQTSGLLSCISGGRGLLVLHNGIVLQKKYEIAQLIGARNVSHPSLQKLQMRVTAPDHDIMLDISPFEIEDEPYRFEFDPFCETTILLEYEMDGEWHPAAWAHSYGLGRVVYLLPGRDQAVFQHPEYRKLVLQAAKWAARSPG
- a CDS encoding uroporphyrinogen-III synthase, giving the protein MARRLEGKRIALTGPRRAEELGKLIENMGGIPLYRPAQGTVFLEDEKLRQGIRTWVSQPPDWSIFTTGIGLNALFEMAEEMGLLEVLLANLSNSRIAARGYKTVNVLKKRQLTPHVRDDDGSTDGLIRELAAYELKGATVLLQLYGDRAPKLVEWLEQQGAVCTEILPYRHIAPPEEDLNRLLLDIVEGKVDAVSFTSSPQVRFLLEYAEKQGRFDELISALRGPVIAVAVGKVTAQGLYEAGIPRVVAPKEERMGSMIVELARYFAGESDPLLAGK